From the genome of Mycobacterium dioxanotrophicus, one region includes:
- a CDS encoding amino acid ABC transporter substrate-binding protein/permease, protein MTAPASAAGEHYVIATDTTFAPFEFQDAQGNLVGIDMDLMREIAKDQGFTVDIKPLGFDAALQAVQANQAAGVIAGMSITDERRKVFDFSDPYFESGVQMAVLKTNDDIKSYADLRGKRVAVKNGTEGAQFAASIKDKYGFDIVSFADSSSMFDEVRTGNSVAVFEDYPVLNYGIQQGNGFKTVTPKESGSSYGFAVNKGQNAEFLAKFNAGLKNLKSSGRYDQIIETYLGKGATENDNSFLGLLKSTFPILMAGLKMTIILTVVSIAIALVLGIIFGLLRVSRSIWLRAIGTTFVDIFRGTPLLVQAFFIYFGIPAALGFQMTAMTAGIITLSLNAGAYMTEIVRGGIQSVDKGQMEAARSLGIGYLPTMRKVILPQAIRTMIPSYINQFVITLKDTSILSVIGIAELTQTGRLIIARNFQSFNMWLIIGIIYFIVIMALTKLSDRLEKRLVK, encoded by the coding sequence ATGACCGCGCCCGCCTCGGCGGCCGGGGAACACTATGTCATCGCGACCGACACCACGTTCGCCCCGTTCGAATTCCAGGACGCGCAGGGCAATCTGGTGGGCATCGACATGGATCTGATGCGCGAGATCGCCAAGGATCAGGGCTTCACCGTCGACATCAAGCCACTGGGCTTCGACGCCGCGCTGCAGGCGGTCCAGGCCAACCAGGCCGCCGGGGTGATCGCCGGAATGTCCATCACCGACGAACGCAGGAAGGTCTTCGACTTCTCCGACCCGTACTTCGAATCCGGCGTGCAGATGGCGGTGCTCAAGACCAACGACGACATCAAGTCCTACGCGGACCTGCGAGGCAAGCGCGTCGCGGTGAAGAACGGCACCGAGGGTGCACAATTCGCGGCCTCCATCAAGGACAAGTACGGGTTCGACATCGTGTCGTTCGCCGACTCGTCGTCGATGTTCGACGAGGTACGCACCGGCAACTCGGTGGCGGTCTTCGAGGACTATCCGGTGCTGAACTACGGCATCCAGCAGGGCAACGGATTCAAGACCGTTACGCCCAAGGAGAGCGGATCGAGCTACGGGTTCGCGGTCAACAAGGGCCAGAACGCCGAGTTCCTCGCGAAATTCAATGCGGGCCTGAAGAACCTCAAGTCCTCGGGCCGCTACGACCAGATCATCGAAACCTACCTCGGTAAGGGCGCCACCGAGAACGACAACTCGTTCCTGGGCCTGCTCAAGAGCACCTTCCCGATCCTGATGGCCGGCCTGAAGATGACCATCATCCTGACCGTCGTCTCGATCGCCATCGCCCTGGTGCTCGGCATCATCTTCGGGTTGTTGCGAGTGTCGCGGTCGATATGGCTGCGTGCCATCGGCACCACATTCGTCGACATCTTCCGTGGCACACCACTTCTGGTTCAAGCGTTCTTCATCTACTTCGGTATCCCGGCCGCGCTCGGCTTCCAGATGACGGCGATGACGGCGGGCATCATCACGCTATCGCTCAACGCCGGTGCGTACATGACCGAGATCGTGCGCGGCGGCATCCAGTCGGTGGACAAAGGCCAGATGGAAGCGGCCCGCAGCCTGGGTATCGGCTACCTACCGACCATGCGGAAGGTGATTCTGCCGCAGGCGATCCGGACCATGATCCCGTCCTACATCAACCAGTTCGTCATCACGTTGAAGGACACCTCGATCCTGTCGGTGATCGGCATCGCCGAACTCACCCAGACCGGCCGGCTGATCATCGCCCGCAACTTCCAGTCGTTCAACATGTGGTTGATCATCGGCATCATCTACTTCATCGTGATCATGGCGCTCACCAAACTCTCTGACCGACTCGAGAAGAGGCTCGTGAAATGA
- a CDS encoding amino acid ABC transporter ATP-binding protein: MTHLVPETVAAEPEGTVKIRIEGLKKAYGDLVVLDGINTTISQGEVVCVIGPSGSGKSTFLRCLNKLEDITDGKVVVDDYDLTDPKVDLDKVRQHIGMVFQHFNLFPHMTVIENVTLAPLLTKKMNKAAAEKRALDLLGQVGLAEKAKVKPATLSGGQKQRVAIARALAMSPSIMLFDEATSALDPEMVGDVLEVLRTLAAEGMTMVVVTHEMGFAREVASRVIFMADGNIVEDDTPAEVFDSPKHPRLQEFLSKVL, from the coding sequence ATGACCCACCTCGTCCCGGAAACGGTTGCAGCCGAACCCGAAGGCACTGTCAAGATCCGCATCGAGGGTCTCAAGAAGGCCTATGGCGACCTGGTCGTCCTCGACGGCATCAACACCACCATCAGCCAGGGTGAGGTGGTCTGCGTGATCGGGCCGTCCGGTTCGGGGAAATCGACGTTCCTGCGGTGCCTCAACAAGCTCGAGGACATCACCGACGGCAAGGTCGTGGTCGATGACTACGACCTGACCGACCCCAAGGTCGACCTTGACAAGGTCCGTCAGCACATCGGCATGGTGTTCCAGCATTTCAACCTGTTTCCACACATGACGGTGATCGAGAACGTCACGCTGGCACCGCTTTTGACCAAGAAGATGAACAAGGCCGCCGCCGAGAAGCGGGCCCTGGATCTGCTGGGTCAGGTGGGGCTTGCGGAGAAGGCGAAGGTAAAGCCGGCCACGCTGTCCGGTGGTCAGAAGCAGCGCGTCGCCATCGCGCGGGCGCTGGCGATGAGCCCGTCGATCATGCTGTTCGACGAGGCCACCAGCGCGCTCGACCCCGAAATGGTCGGGGATGTCCTCGAAGTGCTGCGCACCCTGGCCGCAGAAGGCATGACGATGGTGGTGGTCACTCACGAGATGGGCTTCGCGCGGGAGGTGGCGTCGCGAGTGATCTTCATGGCCGACGGGAACATCGTCGAAGACGACACTCCGGCCGAGGTCTTCGACAGCCCCAAACATCCACGGCTGCAGGAGTTTCTGTCGAAGGTGCTGTGA
- a CDS encoding DUF3060 domain-containing protein — MDPQDDPEARIRDLERPLADAAYASELGTGSSTPPPTQPWTADNQFPPPTYGGQFRGQYPPPTYGNQYPGQYSGYPPPPQRSSGSAVRVLVILAAVGSFLVAGGVAAYLMFGTSQNTGSSGTTTSRTTKTTVRTAPTHTQTAVPAPPTASTSPSTPGQPVTVTGINENRTIACAGNAVIVQGIQNTVTITGHCTSITVSGIQNTITVDTVDTIGVSGMENRLTFHSGEPQISNSGSDNTVEQG; from the coding sequence ATGGACCCGCAGGACGATCCCGAGGCCCGCATCCGGGACCTGGAACGCCCGCTCGCCGACGCCGCCTACGCGTCGGAATTGGGGACCGGGTCCAGCACCCCGCCGCCCACCCAGCCATGGACCGCCGACAATCAGTTCCCTCCACCGACCTACGGCGGACAATTCCGGGGCCAATACCCGCCGCCGACCTACGGCAACCAGTACCCCGGCCAGTACTCCGGCTATCCCCCGCCGCCGCAGCGAAGCTCGGGCAGTGCTGTGCGCGTGCTGGTGATACTCGCCGCGGTCGGGTCGTTCCTGGTGGCCGGTGGCGTCGCGGCGTACCTGATGTTCGGCACCTCGCAGAACACCGGATCGAGTGGCACCACCACCAGCCGCACCACCAAGACGACCGTGCGCACCGCGCCGACCCATACGCAGACAGCCGTGCCCGCACCGCCCACCGCCTCGACGAGCCCATCGACACCCGGCCAGCCGGTCACCGTGACAGGGATCAACGAGAACCGGACCATCGCGTGCGCCGGCAACGCCGTGATCGTGCAAGGTATCCAGAACACCGTGACCATCACGGGACACTGCACCAGCATCACGGTGTCGGGCATCCAGAACACGATCACCGTCGATACCGTGGACACCATCGGCGTCTCCGGGATGGAGAACCGGCTCACCTTCCACTCGGGCGAACCGCAGATCTCCAACTCCGGCTCGGACAACACCGTCGAACAGGGCTGA